A stretch of Gadus chalcogrammus isolate NIFS_2021 chromosome 9, NIFS_Gcha_1.0, whole genome shotgun sequence DNA encodes these proteins:
- the afg3l1 gene encoding AFG3-like protein 1, translating to MSRLLGLLHPGGAGRLAALRSVCGRAAWSLSPPPTAGLRARSHLSSLGLWGSADTNGLLIQAKFLSRHGGDSTTWRFYSTDPKDVKSQEPEGAGGGGAKKGGGKRGGSGGGKDWWSRLQKGDMPWDEKDFRYMAVTVAGVTSALLYFLFRDTGREISWKDFIHRYLGRGMVERLEVVNKQFVRVVLAPGADSSDGGYVWFNIGSVDTFERNLEAAHMELGLEPSHRIAVVYSTESDGSFLMSMIPTLLLIGFLLFTLRRGPMGGGAGGGRGPFSMSESTAKMMKENIEVKFKDVAGCEEAKVEILEFVNFLKNPKQYQDLGAKIPKGAVLSGPPGTGKTLLAKATAGEADVPFITVNGSEFLEMFVGVGPARVRDMFAMARKNAPCILFIDEIDAVGRKRGGGNFGGQSEQENTLNQLLVEMDGFNTATNVVVLAGTNRPDILDPALMRPGRFDRQIFIGPPDIKGRASIFKVHLRPIKLEPSMDRDALARKMAAATPGFTGADIANVCNEAALIAARHLNTAVGGKHFEQAIDRVIGGLEKRTQVLQPNEKKTVAYHEAGHAIVGWYLEHADPLLKVSIIPRGKGLGYAQYLPREQYLYTAEQLFDRMCMMLGGRVAEQVFFSKVTTGAQDDLKKVTQSAYAQVVQFGMSEKVGQVSFDLARQGEMVMEKPYSEATAELIDQEVRELVDRAYQRTLELIQDKKEMVDMVGRRLLEKEVLDKADMLELLGPRPFDEKSTYEDFVAGTGSFEEDTSLPVGLRDWNQEREAPPEEGPPAQEKQTA from the exons ATGTCGCGGCTACTGGGGCTTCTCCACCCGGGGGGCGCCGGGCGGCTGGCCGCCCTGAGGAGCGTCTGTGGCCGGGCAGCCTGGAGCCTGTCCCCGCCCCCCACCGCCGGGCTCCGGGCCCGGtcacacctctcctctctggggcTCTGGGGCTCCGCCGACACG AATGGGCTTTTGATTCAAGCAAAGTTTCTGTCTCGTCATGGTGGTGACTCTACAACCTGGCGCTTCTACTCCACCGACCCTAAAG ATGTTAAAAGCCAAGAGCcagaaggagcagggggaggaggtgcgAAGAAAGGAGgtggaaagagaggaggaagtggaggagggaaAGATTGGTGGAGCCGCTTGCAGAAG GGGGACATGCCGTGGGATGAGAAGGATTTCCGCTACATGGCGGTGACGGTGGCGGGGGTGACGTCTGCGCTGCTCTACTTCCTGTTCAGAGACACGGGGCGTGAGATCAGCTGGAAGGACTTCATCCACCGCTACCTGGGGAGGGGcatg gtggagCGTCTGGAGGTGGTGAACAAGCAGTTTGTCCGGGTGGTTCTGGCCCCAGGAGCGGACTCCTCTGACGGG ggctacGTGTGGTTCAACATCGGCAGTGTGGACACGTTTGAGCGTAACCTGGAGGCGGCCCACATGGAGCTGGGCCTGGAACCATCTCACCGCATCGCCGTGGTCTACAGCACCGAGAGCGACGG cTCCTTCCTGATGAGCATGATCCCCACCCTGCTGCTGATCGGCTTCCTGCTGTTCACGCTGCGGCGGGGCCccatggggggcggggccggcggcgggCGGGGCCCCTTCAGCATGAGCGAGTCCACGGCCAAGATGATGAAGGAGAACATCGAGGTGAAGTTCAAGGACGTGGCAGGCTGCGAGGAGGCCAAGGTGGAGATCCTCGAGTTCGTCAACTTCCTGAAGAACCCCAAGCAGTACCAGGACCTGGGGGCCAAGATCCCCAAG GGGGCGGTGCTGTCCGGACCCCCGGGGACGGGAAAGACCCTCCTGGCCAAGGCCACGGCGGGGGAGGCAGACGTGCCCTTCATCACCGTCAACGGCTCAGAGTTCCTGGAGATGTTCGTGGGCGTGGGCCCGGCCCGG GTGAGGGACATGTTTGCCATGGCGAGGAAGAACGCGCCCTGCATCCTCTTCATCGATGAGATTGACGCCGTGGGACgcaagagaggagggggcaacTTCGGAGGGCAGAGCGAGCAGGAGAACACGCTTAACCAGCTGCTGGTGGAGATGGACG GCTTCAACACAGCCACCAACGTGGTGGTCCTGGCCGGCACCAACAGACCCGACATCCTGGACCCAGCCCTCATGAGACCGGGCCGCTTCGACCGGCAGATCTTCATCG GTCCTCCTGACATCAAAGGaagggcgtccatctttaaagtccACCTCCGACCAATCAAATTAGAGCCCAGCATGGACCGGGACGCGCTCGCTAGGAAGATGGCTGCCGCCACCCCGGGATTCACAG GAGCGGACATCGCCAACGTGTGCAACGAGGCCGCGCTCATTGCCGCCCGACACCTCAACACGGCCGTGGGCGGGAAGCACTTTGAGCAGGCCATCGACCGCGTGATCGGAG GTCTGGAGAAGAGGACTCAGGTGCTGCAGCCGAATGAGAAGAAGACGGTGGCGTACCACGAGGCCGGGCACGCCATCGTGGGCTGGTACCTGGAGCACGCAGACCCCCTGCTGAAG gtgtccATCATCCCGCGGGGGAAGGGTCTGGGCTACGCTCAGTACCTGCCGCGGGAGCAGTACCTGTACACGGCGGAGCAGCTGTTCGACCGCATGTGCATGATGCTGGGCGGCCGCGTGGCCGAGCAGGTGTTCTTCAGCAAGGTCACCACCGGGGCGCAGGACGACCTCAAGAAGGTCACGCAGTCCGCCTACGCCCAG GTGGTCCAGTTCGGGATGAGTGAGAAGGTGGGCCAGGTGTCCTTCGACCTGGCCCGGCAGGGGGAGATGgtgatggagaagccgtacagCGAGGCCACGGCGGAGCTCATCGACCAGGAGGTCCGGGAGCTGGTGGACCGGGCCTACCAGCGCACCCTGGAGCTCATCCAGGACAAGAAGGAGATGGTGGACATG GTGGGCCGGCGGctcctggagaaggaggtgctggACAAGGCGGACATGTTGGAGCTGCTGGGGCCGCGGCCCTTCGACGAGAAGTCGACCTATGAGGACTTTGTGGCGGGAACCGGGAGCTTCGAGGAGGACACCAGCCTGCCGGTGGGGCTGAGGGACTGGAACCAGGAGAGGGAGGCTCCCCCAGAGGAGGGGCCCCCGGCCCAGGAGAAGCAGACCGCCTAG